TGAGCGCAACAACCTGTGGTACCTCGAAACGGAGAACCATGCGACGGACTGGAAGGAAAACGCCGTCGTGTGGCGCATCTACGACGCGGTCGCGGTGGGCGGAGGCGGCTCCGGGCAGGTGCGCGACAATGCCAAGATCGTGATCAAGAACGACAAGTGGCACCAGCTTGGCTGGACCTACGACGGAGCTGTCATGAAGTGCTACGTCGACGGCGCGATGGTCATCAGCAAGGAATACGCTGGAGGGCTCCCGCCGACGGCGGCAACTCCCGCGACTCCTCCCGCTGGCAAGGGTACCAACTACAACCTGTCGGTCGGCACGTGGCAGCAGCGCGACGACTGGTTCAAGGGCGCTGTGGACGACTTCTCTTACTTCACAGCCGTCCTGACGGACGCGCAGATCAAGTCCCTCTACGAGTCGATGCTCGCGGCCCCCGCCGCAGTCGAGCCGGCCGGCAAGCTCGCGACGATGTGGGGCGCGAC
This window of the Candidatus Poribacteria bacterium genome carries:
- a CDS encoding LamG domain-containing protein, which gives rise to MLTRRENGMKSRHAMALAAALGFAFTMAASADQAFLTATTKSMPGLVGHWTFEGDYRDVSGNGHDGKVADPAGITWVAGVKGGKAVMIDSKTVNKSFIDIPAPIGSKFDGPKATAVAWVKLAPVDGWQAILERNNLWYLETENHATDWKENAVVWRIYDAVAVGGGGSGQVRDNAKIVIKNDKWHQLGWTYDGAVMKCYVDGAMVISKEYAGGLPPTAATPATPPAGKGTNYNLSVGTWQQRDDWFKGAVDDFSYFTAVLTDAQIKSLYESMLAAPAAVEPAGKLATMWGATKVE